From one Triticum aestivum cultivar Chinese Spring chromosome 4B, IWGSC CS RefSeq v2.1, whole genome shotgun sequence genomic stretch:
- the LOC123090872 gene encoding GPN-loop GTPase 3 isoform X1 — MGFAQLVIGPAGSGKSTYCSGLYQHCETVGRRIHMVNLDPAAEHFSYPVSTDIRELISLDDVMEELGMGPNGGLIYCMEHLEDNLDDWLDEQLENYFDDDYLVFDCPGQIELFTHVPVLRNFVEYLKRKNFTVCAVYLLDSQFVSDVTKYISGCMASLSAMIQLELPHINILSKMDLVSNKKDVEDYLNPEAQVLLSQLNRQMAPRFHKLNKALAELVDDYNMVNFIPLDLRKESSDRRNPLPLEFLILGHATSTSMYLDTTLTFIWKTHSLIARFKFLVG, encoded by the exons ATGGGTTTCGCGCAGCTCGTCATCGGCCCCGCCGGCAGCGGCAAG TCGACCTATTGCTCTGGTTTGTATCAACATTGCGAGACAGTGGGCAGGAGGATTCATATGGTCAATCTGGATCCAGCTGCAGAGCACTTCAGCTACCCTGTATCTACTG ATATTAGAGAGCTCATATCACTGGATGATGTCATGGAGGAGCTTGGGATGGGACCAAATGGTGGCCTCATCTATTGCATGGA GCACCTTGAAGACAATTTGGATGATTGGTTGGATGAACAATTAGAAAACTACTTCGATGATGACTATCTTGTGTTTGATTGCCCAG GCCAAATTGAACTCTTCACTCATGTTCCAGTTCTGCGTAACTTTGTTGAGTATCTGAAACGGAAAAATTTCACTGTTTGCGCTGTGTACCTTTTGGACTCACAG TTTGTCAGTGATGTCACAAAATACATTAGCGGTTGCATGGCTTCTCTTTCTGCTATGATTCAACTCGAGCTTCCTCATATCAACATCCTTTCTAAGATGGACCTTGTTTCCAATAAAAAGGATGTAGAAGA CTATCTGAACCCTGAGGCACAGGTTCTTCTGTCACAGCTGAATCGACAGATGGCGCCTCGGTTTCACAAGTTAAACAAGGCTTTAGCTGAACTG GTTGATGATTACAACATGGTGAATTTCATACCACTTGATTTGAGGAAGGAGAGCAG TGATCGAAGGAACCCTTTGCCACTTGAGTTTCTGATCCTTGGACATGCTACTTCTACTAGTATGTATCTGGATACAACTTTAACATTTATCTGGAAGACACATTCCCTTATTGCCAGATTCAAATTTCTGGTGGGGTGA
- the LOC123090872 gene encoding GPN-loop GTPase 3 isoform X2, with amino-acid sequence MGFAQLVIGPAGSGKSTYCSGLYQHCETVGRRIHMVNLDPAAEHFSYPVSTDIRELISLDDVMEELGMGPNGGLIYCMEHLEDNLDDWLDEQLENYFDDDYLVFDCPGQIELFTHVPVLRNFVEYLKRKNFTVCAVYLLDSQFVSDVTKYISGCMASLSAMIQLELPHINILSKMDLVSNKKDVEDYLNPEAQVLLSQLNRQMAPRFHKLNKALAELVDDYNMVNFIPLDLRKESSDRRNPLPLEFLILGHATSTTFSMCCQTSTTASSTGKMLM; translated from the exons ATGGGTTTCGCGCAGCTCGTCATCGGCCCCGCCGGCAGCGGCAAG TCGACCTATTGCTCTGGTTTGTATCAACATTGCGAGACAGTGGGCAGGAGGATTCATATGGTCAATCTGGATCCAGCTGCAGAGCACTTCAGCTACCCTGTATCTACTG ATATTAGAGAGCTCATATCACTGGATGATGTCATGGAGGAGCTTGGGATGGGACCAAATGGTGGCCTCATCTATTGCATGGA GCACCTTGAAGACAATTTGGATGATTGGTTGGATGAACAATTAGAAAACTACTTCGATGATGACTATCTTGTGTTTGATTGCCCAG GCCAAATTGAACTCTTCACTCATGTTCCAGTTCTGCGTAACTTTGTTGAGTATCTGAAACGGAAAAATTTCACTGTTTGCGCTGTGTACCTTTTGGACTCACAG TTTGTCAGTGATGTCACAAAATACATTAGCGGTTGCATGGCTTCTCTTTCTGCTATGATTCAACTCGAGCTTCCTCATATCAACATCCTTTCTAAGATGGACCTTGTTTCCAATAAAAAGGATGTAGAAGA CTATCTGAACCCTGAGGCACAGGTTCTTCTGTCACAGCTGAATCGACAGATGGCGCCTCGGTTTCACAAGTTAAACAAGGCTTTAGCTGAACTG GTTGATGATTACAACATGGTGAATTTCATACCACTTGATTTGAGGAAGGAGAGCAG TGATCGAAGGAACCCTTTGCCACTTGAGTTTCTGATCCTTGGACATGCTACTTCTACTA CATTCAGTATGTGCTGTCAAACATCGACAACTGCATCCAGTACGGGGAAGATGCTGATGTGA
- the LOC123090872 gene encoding GPN-loop GTPase 3 isoform X3, producing the protein MGFAQLVIGPAGSGKSTYCSGLYQHCETVGRRIHMVNLDPAAEHFSYPVSTDIRELISLDDVMEELGMGPNGGLIYCMEHLEDNLDDWLDEQLENYFDDDYLVFDCPGQIELFTHVPVLRNFVEYLKRKNFTVCAVYLLDSQFVSDVTKYISGCMASLSAMIQLELPHINILSKMDLVSNKKDVEDYLNPEAQVLLSQLNRQMAPRFHKLNKALAELVDDYNMVNFIPLDLRKESSIQYVLSNIDNCIQYGEDADVKVRDFIPEDDD; encoded by the exons ATGGGTTTCGCGCAGCTCGTCATCGGCCCCGCCGGCAGCGGCAAG TCGACCTATTGCTCTGGTTTGTATCAACATTGCGAGACAGTGGGCAGGAGGATTCATATGGTCAATCTGGATCCAGCTGCAGAGCACTTCAGCTACCCTGTATCTACTG ATATTAGAGAGCTCATATCACTGGATGATGTCATGGAGGAGCTTGGGATGGGACCAAATGGTGGCCTCATCTATTGCATGGA GCACCTTGAAGACAATTTGGATGATTGGTTGGATGAACAATTAGAAAACTACTTCGATGATGACTATCTTGTGTTTGATTGCCCAG GCCAAATTGAACTCTTCACTCATGTTCCAGTTCTGCGTAACTTTGTTGAGTATCTGAAACGGAAAAATTTCACTGTTTGCGCTGTGTACCTTTTGGACTCACAG TTTGTCAGTGATGTCACAAAATACATTAGCGGTTGCATGGCTTCTCTTTCTGCTATGATTCAACTCGAGCTTCCTCATATCAACATCCTTTCTAAGATGGACCTTGTTTCCAATAAAAAGGATGTAGAAGA CTATCTGAACCCTGAGGCACAGGTTCTTCTGTCACAGCTGAATCGACAGATGGCGCCTCGGTTTCACAAGTTAAACAAGGCTTTAGCTGAACTG GTTGATGATTACAACATGGTGAATTTCATACCACTTGATTTGAGGAAGGAGAGCAG CATTCAGTATGTGCTGTCAAACATCGACAACTGCATCCAGTACGGGGAAGATGCTGATGTGAAAGTTAGGGATTTCATTCCTGAGGATGATGATTGA